A portion of the Mus pahari chromosome 17, PAHARI_EIJ_v1.1, whole genome shotgun sequence genome contains these proteins:
- the Nup50 gene encoding nuclear pore complex protein Nup50, with protein MAKRVAEKELTDRNWDEEDEAEEMGTFSVASEEVMKNRAVKKAKRRNVGFESDSGGAFKGFKGLVVPSGGGGFSGFGGSGGKPLEGLTNGNSTDNATPFPSAKMAAEPKAAFGSFAVNGPTTLVDKKISSPKCSSSNQPPSSGPASSPACTGSAYHKQLAGLNCSVRDWIVKHVNTNPLCDLTPIFKDYERYLATIEKQLENGGGSSSESQTDRATVGMEPPSLFGSTKLQQDSPFSFHGNKAEDTSEKVEFTAEKKSDAAQGATSASFNFGKKIESSVLGSLNSGSLTGFSFSPGNSSLFGKDAAQSKAASSPFPAKASESQAGGSSSECRDGEEEEEDEPPKVVVTEVKEEDAFYSKKCKLFYKKDNEFKEKGVGTLHLKPTATQKTQLLVRADTNLGNILLNVLIPPNMPCTRTGKNNVLIVCVPNPPLDEKQPTLPVTMLIRVKTSEDADELHKILLQKKDA; from the exons ATGGCGAAGAGAGTTGCGGAGAAGGAGTTGACCGATAGGAATTGGGATGAAGAAGACGAGGCTGAAGAG ATGGGAACCTTCTCAGTGGCCAGTGAGGAGGTCATGAAGAACAGAGCCGTAAAGAAGGCAAAGCGTAGAAACGTTGGATTTGAA TCTGACAGTGGAGGAGCCTTTAAAGGTTTCAAAGGTTTGGTTGTGCCTTCTGGAGGAGGAGGTTTTTCTGGATTTGGTGGCTCTGGGGGGAAGCCTCTGGAAGGACTGACGAATGGAAACAGCACAGACAATGCCACACCCTTCCCCAGTGCAAAGATGGCAGCAGAGCCCAAGGCAGCCTTTG GTTCTTTTGCTGTGAATGGCCCTACTACCTTGGTGGATAAAAAGATTTCGAGTCCCAAATGCAGTAGCAGCAATCAGCCGCCCTCCTCCGGCCCTGCCTCCAGTCCCGCCTGCACTGGGAGTGCCTATCACAAGCAGCTGGCCGGCCTGAACTGCTCCGTGCGGGACTGGATAGTGAAACACGTCAACACAAACCCGCTCTGTGACCTCACTCCCATTTTTAAAGACTATGAGAGATACTTGGCGACGATTGAGAAGCAGCTTGAGAATGGAGGTGGCAGCAGTTCTGAGAGCCAGACAGATAGGGCGACGGTTGGAATGGAGCCTCCTTCCCTTTTTGGTTCAACAAAACTACAGCAAGATTCACCATTTTCATTTCATGGCAACAAAGCGGAGGACACATCTGAAAAGGTGGAGTTTACAGCAGAAAAGAAATCGGACGCAGCACAAGGAGCAACAAGTGCCTCGTTTAATTTCGGCAAGAAAATTGAGAGCTCAGTTTTGGGCTCGTTAAACTCCGGCTCCCTAACCGGGTTTTCGTTCTCTCCTGGAAACTCTAGTTTATTTGGTAAAGATGCTGCCCAAAGTAAAGCGGCCTCTTCACCGTTTCCTGCTAAAGCATCTGAGAGtcaggcaggaggcagcagcagtGAGTGCAGAG AtggtgaagaggaagaggaggatgagccACCCAAGGTAGTGGTGACCGAAGTAAAGGAAGAGGATGCTTTCTACTCCAAAAA ATGTAAACTATTTTACaagaaagacaatgaatttaAAGAGAAGGGTGTGGGGACCCTGCATTTAAAACCCACAGCAACTCAGAAGACCCAGCTCTTGGTGCGGGCAGACACCAACCTAG GGAACATACTGCTGAATGTTCTGATTCCACCCAATATGCCGTGCACCCGAACAGGAAAAAACAATGTCCTTATCGTCTGTGTCCCCAACCCTCCACTTGACGAGAAGCAGCCCACTCTCCCGGTCACCATGCTGATTCGGGTGAAGACGAGCGAGGATGCCGATGAATTGCACAAGATTTTACTGCAGAAAAAGGATGCCTGA